In Mycolicibacterium alvei, a single window of DNA contains:
- a CDS encoding polyketide cyclase / dehydrase and lipid transport, with product MNSIQIADETFVCADPVAVGAAVADPASWRRWWPDLVLKVVEDRADKGHRWNVTGALTGTMEVWLEEVMDGVVLHYFLHAEPSGATAEQLADMDLAKLNHQRRVAGKVMAFGIKQRLESARPVGVSRLA from the coding sequence ATGAACAGCATTCAGATCGCCGACGAGACGTTCGTCTGCGCCGATCCGGTCGCCGTGGGCGCCGCGGTCGCCGATCCCGCCAGCTGGCGGCGGTGGTGGCCCGACCTGGTGCTCAAGGTTGTCGAGGATCGCGCCGACAAGGGCCACCGCTGGAATGTGACCGGTGCGCTCACCGGCACCATGGAGGTCTGGCTGGAGGAGGTGATGGACGGTGTGGTGTTGCATTACTTCCTGCACGCCGAACCCTCCGGCGCCACGGCAGAGCAGTTGGCCGATATGGATCTGGCGAAGCTGAACCACCAACGTCGCGTCGCGGGCAAGGTGATGGCATTCGGGATCAAACAGCGGTTGGAGTCGGCGCGGCCGGTGGGAGTGTCCCGACTGGCCTGA
- a CDS encoding SRPBCC family protein translates to MADKTTQTIYIDADPVTVMDVIADIGSYPEWVAEYKEAEVLETDAQGNPKTARMVLDAAVLKDTMVLTYVWPADRTSVTWSLVSSSLLRSLEGAYRLAPKGSGTEVTYELSVDLMIPMIGLLKRKAERRLTDTALKDLKKRAEAE, encoded by the coding sequence GTGGCCGACAAGACGACACAGACCATCTACATCGACGCTGATCCGGTGACGGTGATGGATGTCATCGCAGATATCGGCTCGTACCCGGAATGGGTCGCCGAATACAAGGAAGCCGAGGTCCTGGAGACCGACGCGCAGGGCAATCCCAAGACCGCCAGGATGGTGCTCGACGCCGCGGTGCTCAAGGACACCATGGTGCTGACCTACGTGTGGCCCGCCGACCGCACCTCGGTGACCTGGTCGCTGGTGTCCAGTTCGCTGCTGCGGTCGCTGGAGGGCGCATATCGCTTGGCGCCCAAGGGATCCGGTACCGAGGTCACCTATGAGCTTTCGGTCGATCTGATGATCCCGATGATCGGCCTGCTCAAGCGCAAGGCTGAGCGGCGACTCACCGACACCGCGCTCAAAGACCTGAAGAAACGAGCAGAGGCTGAGTGA
- a CDS encoding ArsA family ATPase yields MTSPDGSARTPAKISLFVGKGGVGKSTLATATAVRDAASGQRVLIVSTDQAHSTGDVLGIALAPTGGRAPTRVLSDLGAGLTDAGGVLDALALDTLALLGARWVETAGPLAARFPESDLGSIAPEELSALPGIQEVLGLHEVGELADSGRWDHVVVDCASTADALRMLTLPDTFGLYLERAWPRHRRLSGSPDAVGAAIVALIERVDAGIRRLGTLLTDGSRVSAHLVLTPERVVAAEASRTLGSLALMGVEVAEIIVNQILVQDDSFEYQNLPAHPAFDWYTERIAEQQAVLDGLDAAIGDVQLVLVPHVPGEPIGPKALGELLEGARQRDGSPPPGPLRPVVDRESGSGLEALYRLRLELPQIDSADLTLGRVDDDLIIGVAGMRRRVRLASVLRRCVVTDAQLRGGELTVRFRPNPEVWPA; encoded by the coding sequence GTGACTTCGCCGGACGGGAGCGCACGGACCCCTGCGAAGATCAGCCTGTTCGTCGGCAAGGGCGGGGTAGGTAAGTCGACGCTGGCGACCGCCACCGCGGTCCGGGACGCCGCGTCTGGTCAGCGGGTGCTGATCGTGTCCACCGATCAGGCTCATTCCACCGGCGACGTCCTCGGGATCGCGCTCGCTCCCACCGGGGGGCGGGCCCCCACCCGGGTGCTCAGCGATCTGGGTGCCGGCCTGACCGACGCCGGTGGCGTTTTGGACGCACTTGCCCTTGACACGCTGGCGCTGCTGGGTGCGCGTTGGGTGGAGACGGCTGGTCCGCTGGCAGCTCGTTTCCCCGAGTCTGATCTGGGAAGCATTGCCCCTGAAGAACTTTCGGCTCTTCCCGGAATCCAGGAAGTCCTCGGACTTCACGAGGTGGGTGAGCTCGCCGATTCCGGCCGCTGGGATCACGTGGTGGTGGACTGCGCCTCGACGGCCGACGCACTGCGGATGCTGACGTTGCCGGACACTTTCGGCCTGTATCTGGAACGAGCCTGGCCGCGGCACCGGCGTCTGTCGGGCTCACCCGATGCGGTCGGTGCGGCCATCGTGGCCCTGATCGAACGCGTCGATGCCGGTATCCGCCGGCTCGGGACCCTGCTCACAGACGGCTCACGGGTGAGCGCACACCTGGTGCTCACCCCGGAGCGGGTGGTGGCCGCCGAGGCCTCGCGGACGCTGGGATCGCTTGCCCTGATGGGTGTCGAGGTGGCCGAGATCATCGTCAATCAGATTTTGGTGCAGGATGATTCGTTCGAGTACCAGAACCTGCCTGCCCATCCCGCATTCGACTGGTACACCGAGCGGATCGCCGAGCAGCAGGCCGTCCTCGACGGCCTCGACGCCGCGATCGGTGACGTGCAGCTGGTGCTCGTTCCACACGTGCCGGGGGAGCCGATCGGCCCCAAGGCGCTGGGGGAGCTGCTCGAAGGTGCCCGACAGCGCGACGGGTCGCCGCCGCCGGGTCCCCTGCGGCCCGTCGTCGACCGGGAGTCGGGGTCTGGACTCGAAGCGCTGTACCGGTTGCGGCTAGAGTTGCCGCAGATCGATTCGGCCGACCTCACGTTGGGTCGCGTCGACGACGACTTGATCATCGGCGTCGCAGGCATGCGTCGCCGCGTGCGGTTGGCCTCTGTCCTGCGTCGGTGCGTCGTGACGGATGCCCAATTGCGCGGTGGCGAGCTGACCGTACGTTTTCGTCCGAACCCGGAGGTGTGGCCGGCATGA
- a CDS encoding lysophospholipid acyltransferase family protein: MWYWLFKYILLGPMLAVLGRPKIVGLEHVPTDGPAILASNHLAVMDSFYLPLVVNRRITFLAKQEYFTGTGIKGRILAWFYTVAGQVPIDRTDADSAQAALVTATRILGEGKLLGMYPEGTRSPDGRLYKGKTGLARLALETGVPVIPVAMIGTNVVNPPGTKGLRFGRVEVRFGKPMDFSRFDGLAGNRFIERAVIDEVMYELMDLSDQEYVDIYAATLKENPQQVNGQPVDMTKPAARLPHAAAG, from the coding sequence ATGTGGTATTGGCTGTTCAAGTACATCCTGTTGGGCCCCATGCTGGCTGTCCTCGGTCGGCCGAAAATCGTTGGGCTGGAACATGTTCCGACCGACGGCCCGGCCATCCTGGCCAGTAACCACCTAGCGGTGATGGACAGCTTCTACCTGCCGTTGGTGGTCAACCGCCGCATCACGTTCCTGGCCAAACAGGAGTACTTCACCGGTACCGGGATCAAGGGCAGGATCCTGGCCTGGTTTTACACGGTGGCCGGACAGGTCCCGATCGACCGCACCGATGCGGATTCGGCGCAGGCAGCCTTGGTCACCGCCACCCGTATCCTCGGCGAGGGCAAGCTGCTCGGCATGTATCCCGAAGGCACCCGCTCACCAGACGGCCGCCTCTACAAGGGCAAGACCGGGCTGGCGAGGCTGGCACTGGAGACCGGCGTGCCGGTGATCCCGGTGGCCATGATCGGCACCAACGTCGTCAATCCGCCGGGAACGAAGGGACTGCGGTTCGGCCGGGTCGAGGTCAGATTCGGTAAGCCGATGGACTTCAGCCGATTCGACGGTCTTGCTGGTAACCGTTTCATCGAGCGGGCCGTGATCGACGAGGTCATGTACGAGCTGATGGACCTGTCCGATCAGGAGTACGTCGACATCTATGCGGCCACCCTCAAGGAGAACCCGCAGCAGGTCAACGGACAGCCGGTCGACATGACCAAGCCCGCGGCCCGCCTGCCACACGCGGCGGCCGGTTAG
- a CDS encoding glycosyltransferase 87 family protein, translating to MSKRQSPGGAGLAPTIGWRLFQLLTAAGLILVGWRLLGHVPYRIDIDVYRMGGRAWLDNQPLYADGAIFHTQGGLDLPFTYPPLAAIMFAPFAWLSLPAASVAITATTLVLLIVSTVIVLTRLNVWPDTAITSEPAWLRRCWLAVALVAPAVIWLEPIRSNFEFGQINVVLMTLVIADCVPRRTPWPRGVLLGLAIALKLTPAVFLLYFLLRRDIHTLLRTAAATVAATLAGFVLAWTDSIEYWTETVRNTDRIGTATLNTNQNIAGTLARLGLSEGPRFVLWVVACFAVLALTVWAARRVLRSGADEAPLVALTCVAMFGLVVSPVSWSHHWVWSLPTLLVTGVLAYRMRKVRLPAVALALVTLIGFALMVWTPIALLTPHQETAASVLRQLAGDAYLWWALAVIAVLGLVSASRSEHTTAVPAAPLVQLSGGEAV from the coding sequence ATGAGTAAGCGGCAGTCGCCCGGTGGGGCTGGTTTGGCACCGACGATCGGGTGGCGGCTTTTTCAGTTGCTCACCGCGGCTGGGTTGATCCTGGTCGGCTGGAGGCTTCTGGGACACGTGCCCTATCGCATCGACATCGACGTGTATCGGATGGGCGGGCGGGCGTGGCTGGACAACCAGCCGCTGTACGCCGACGGCGCCATCTTCCACACCCAGGGCGGTCTGGACCTGCCGTTCACCTATCCCCCGCTCGCAGCGATCATGTTCGCCCCGTTCGCCTGGCTCTCGTTGCCGGCGGCAAGTGTGGCGATCACCGCCACCACCCTGGTACTGCTGATCGTCTCGACGGTCATCGTGCTGACCCGGCTGAACGTCTGGCCGGACACCGCGATCACCTCCGAACCGGCCTGGCTGCGACGCTGCTGGCTGGCGGTCGCGCTCGTGGCACCCGCGGTCATCTGGCTGGAGCCGATCCGGTCGAACTTCGAGTTCGGGCAGATCAACGTGGTGCTGATGACGCTGGTGATCGCCGACTGCGTGCCCCGCCGCACGCCGTGGCCGCGCGGAGTCCTGTTGGGCCTGGCGATCGCACTCAAGCTCACGCCCGCGGTGTTCCTGCTGTATTTCCTGCTGCGCCGCGACATCCACACGCTCCTGCGGACCGCCGCGGCCACGGTGGCAGCGACACTCGCCGGGTTCGTGCTGGCCTGGACCGACTCGATCGAGTACTGGACCGAGACGGTGCGCAACACCGACCGGATCGGTACGGCCACGCTCAACACCAACCAGAACATCGCGGGCACTCTGGCCCGGCTCGGCCTGTCCGAGGGGCCGCGGTTCGTCCTGTGGGTCGTCGCCTGCTTCGCGGTGCTGGCCCTGACGGTCTGGGCGGCCCGGCGGGTCCTGCGCTCCGGCGCCGACGAGGCCCCGTTGGTCGCCCTGACCTGTGTGGCGATGTTCGGCCTGGTGGTGTCGCCGGTGTCGTGGTCGCATCACTGGGTCTGGTCGCTACCCACCCTGTTGGTGACCGGCGTGCTCGCCTACCGGATGCGCAAGGTCCGCCTGCCGGCGGTGGCACTGGCCCTGGTGACGCTGATCGGGTTCGCCTTGATGGTGTGGACGCCCATCGCGTTGTTGACCCCGCACCAGGAAACCGCCGCATCGGTGCTGCGGCAGTTGGCCGGTGACGCCTACCTGTGGTGGGCGCTCGCGGTCATCGCCGTGCTCGGGCTCGTGTCCGCATCCAGGTCGGAACACACCACCGCGGTGCCCGCCGCCCCGCTGGTCCAGCTCAGCGGGGGCGAAGCGGTCTAA